From Erigeron canadensis isolate Cc75 chromosome 8, C_canadensis_v1, whole genome shotgun sequence, one genomic window encodes:
- the LOC122610624 gene encoding transcription factor CYCLOIDEA-like, with translation MYPPNNNGNISSTSSTNYNNINNNPFSSSSSQLIYSPHHMISIEDGTFFNNEQLLGQDNNNLLSYAHNNVVVHENVGKCGNNNNIGVGFNYKPVETTRRTTNKKRSSSVSNNKDRHSKIMTARGPRDRRMRLSLDVAKKFFKLQDILGFDKASETIDWLFMNSKSDIQQLLISHHHESSFSGLSNSASSTSNCELLLVTNNNNNINGDDDEQKAKSSSCGSISNLMNKEKKRGNKTRKSSYLFRPLAKETREMARKRARDRTVEKTTSKLIAVDQLISNIRPCLDLPINNQDVVNHYMNINQYSSHFQLIQQGYIGDNSSSSMADNWNPSNHFLINNQPDGGGGVLIPHERLGGLWGDNN, from the exons ATGTACCCTCCTAACAACAATGGCAATATCTCTTCCACTAGTAGTACTAATTACaataatatcaataataatCCATTTTCTTCCTCATCATCACAATTAATTTATTCCCCTCATCACATGATTTCCATAGAAGATGGAACTTTTTTCAATAATGAGCAGCTTCTGGGAcaagataataataatctcTTATCATATGCTCATAACAATGTTGTAGTTCATGAAAATGTAGGAAAATGTggcaacaataataatattggTGTTGGCTTCAATTATAAGCCAGTAGAAACTACTAGGCGCACTACAAATAAAAAGAGATCATCATCGGTATCTAATAATAAAGATCGACACAGCAAGATTATGACGGCTAGAGGACCAAGGGACAGAAGGATGAGATTGTCTCTTGATGTTGCCAAGAAGTTCTTTAAGTTGCAAGACATCCTTGGATTCGACAAAGCAAGCGAGACTATTGATTGGCTCTTCATGAACTCAAAATCCGACATTCAACAACTCCTAATTAGTCATCATCATGAATCCAGCTTTTCGGGGCTCTCAAATAGTGCATCTTCAACTTCAAATTGTGAATTACTACTTGtgactaataataataataatattaatggtgACGACGACGAACAAAAGGCAAAGTCGTCGTCTTGTGGTAGCATTAGCAACCTGATGAATAAAGAGAAGAAAAGGGGTAACAAGACTAGAAAGAGTTCATATCTTTTTCGGCCACTTGCTAAAGAAACAAGAGAAATGGCTAGAAAAAGAGCAAGAGATAGGACTGTGGAAAAGACTACTAGTAAACTTATTGCAGTTGATCAGTTAATTTCAAACATTAGACCATGTTTGGATCTACCAATAAATAATCAAGACGTCGTTAATCATTATATGAATATAAACCAATATTCATCCCATTTCCAATTAATTCAACAAGGATACATTGGTGATAATTCTTCTTCATCGATGGCAGACAACTGGAATCCGTCTAATCATTTCTTGATCAATAATCAACCTGATGGAGGAGGAGGAGTACTTATTCCTCATGAG AGGCTTGGTGGTTTATGGGGAGACAACAATTAG
- the LOC122579291 gene encoding DNA mismatch repair protein MSH2 yields the protein MDVDLQDHNKIPDLKLDAKQAQGFLTFFKRLPNDVKAVRLFDRRDYFTAHGENASFIAKTYYNTTTVLRQISNGSDALSSVSVNKNMFETIVRDLLLERTDHSLELYEGSGSNWRLVKKGTPGNLGSFEDILFANNDMHDSPVIVALVPNFRDTGCTVGLGYVDLAKRVLGIAEFLDDTHFTNVESALVALGCKECLLPMEITKSSECKPLYDVMSRCGVMVTERKKAEFKGRDLAQDLGRLVKGSSEPVRDLVSAFEYAPGALGVLLSYAELLSDENNYGNYTISQYNLNSCMRLDSAAMRALNVMESKTDANKNFSLFGLMNRTCTAGMGRRLLHMWLKQPLLDVTEINERLDLVQAFVDDAAFRQDLRQHLKRICDIERLMRNIEKRRASLMHIVKLYQSSIRMPYIKTAMERYDGQFAPLVKEKYMDRLNCLTNDDHLNKFIGLVEISVDLDQLENGEYMISPGYDSQLSALKNEQELLEQQIHDLHKETAEDLDLSVEKTLKLDKGTQFGHVFRITKKEEPKIRKKLNSQFIVLETRKDGVKFTNTKLKKLGDQYQKILEEYKSCQKELVARVVSTAATFSEVFEGLATLLSELDVLLSFADLAASSPTPYTRPEITSSDAGDIILEGCRHPCVEAQDWVNFIPNNVKLVREKSWFQIITGPNMGGKSTFIRQVGVNILMAQVGSFVPCDKASISVRDCIFARVGAGDCQLRGVSTFMQEMLETASILKGATDKSLIIIDELGRGTSTYDGFGLAWAICEHLVEVVKAPTLFATHFHELTALAHENAGQSSGIANYHVSAHIDSSSRKLTMLYKVEPGACDQSFGIHVAEFANFPESVVSLAREKAAELEDFSPVSIVSNQAEQEAGSKRKKPSEADDMVLGVPRARKFLEDFCELPIAKMDFKQALQEVKRLKNDLQNDASNCKWLQQFL from the exons ATGGATGTTGATTTGCAGGATCATAACAAAATTCCTGACCTCAAATTAG atGCTAAACAAGCTCAAGGATTTCTAACCTTCTTCAAAAGATTGCCTAAT GATGTGAAGGCGGTTCGGTTATTCGATCGACGG GATTATTTCACCGCTCATGGGGAAAATGCGTCTTTTATTGCAAAAACTTATTACAATACCACAACAGTCTTAAGACAAATTAGCAATGGGTCTGATGCTTTGTCTAGTGTTAGTGTCAACAAAAATATGTTTGAGACGATTGTCCGTGATCTGCTATTGGAGAGAACTGATCATAGCCTTGAGCTGTATGAGGGCTCTGGCTCAAACTGGAGATTAGTAAAAAAGGGAACCCCTGGTAATCTTGGCAGCTTTGAAGACATTTTATTCGCCAATAATGACATGCATGACTCACCAGTGATAGTTGCTCTAGTTCCAAACTTCCGTGATACAGGGTGCACTGTTGGTTTGGGCTATGTTGATCTTGCCAAAAGGGTGCTAGGAATTGCTGAGTTTCTTGATGATACCCACTTTACAAACGTTGAATCTGCTCTAGTCGCACTTGGCTGCAAAGAATGTCTTTTGCCTATGGAAATCACCAAATCAAGTGAGTGTAAACCTTTGTATGATGTAATGTCAAGATGCGGTGTGATGGTAACCGAAAGAAAGAAAGCAGAGTTTAAAGGACGAGACTTAGCACAAGATCTAGGTAGACTGGTCAAAGGTTCTAGTGAACCTGTTCGTGACCTAGTTTCGGCATTTGAATATGCCCCTGGAGCTTTAGGGGTATTATTGTCTTATGCTGAGTTACTTTCTGATGAAAATAATTATGGAAATTATACTATCAGTCAATATAATCTTAACAGTTGCATGAGATTAGACTCTGCTGCTATGAGGGCATTGAATGTTATGGAGAGTAAGACGGACGCAAACAAAAACTTCAGTCTATTTGGTCTTATGAATAGAACTTGTACAGCTGGAATGGGTAGAAGGTTGCTACACATGTGGCTAAAGCAACCTTTGTTGGATGTAACAGAGATAAATGAACGGCTAGATCTAGTGCAAGCTTTTGTGGACGATGCCGCCTTCCGTCAGGATTTGAGGCAGCATTTGAAGCGGATATGTGATATTGAGCGACTAATGCGCAATATTGAAAAGCGAAGAGCTAGTTTGATGCATATAGTCAAGCTGTATCAG TCAAGCATCAGAATGCCATATATTAAAACTGCCATGGAACGGTACGACGGTCAATTTGCACCGTTAGTTAAGGAAAAGTACATGGATCGTTTAAATTGTCTGACCAATGATGATCACCTGAATAAGTTTATTGGTCTTGTGGAAATTTCTGTTGACCTTGACCAACTTGAGAATGGCGAATACATGATTTCACCTGGTTATGATTCCCAGTTGTCAGCCCTAAAAAATGAGCAAGAGTTACTTGAACAGCAAATACACGATTTGCATAAAGAGACTGCGGAGGATCTTGATCTGTCAGTTGAAAAGACTCTAAAGTTAGATAAAGGTACACAATTTGGACATGTTTTTAGAATCACAAAGAAAGAAGAACCAAAAATACGGAAGAAGCTCAATAGCCAATTTATTGTTCTTGAAACTCGAAAAGATGGTGTCAAATTTACAAATACTAAGCTTAAGAAATTGGGAGACCAATATCAGAAGATATTAGAGGAATATAAGAGCTGTCAAAAGGAGCTGGTAGCCAGAGTTGTTTCAACTGCTGCTACTTTCTCTGAG GTGTTTGAGGGCCTGGCTACGCTTCTCTCGGAACTTGATGTTTTGCTTAGCTTTGCTGATCTGGCAGCTAGCAGCCCAACCCCTTATACTAGACCAGAAATCACATCATCG GATGCAGGAGATATTATATTAGAAGGCTGTAGACACCCATGTGTGGAAGCTCAAGACTGGGTGAATTTTATACCAAACAATGTCAAACTT GTTAGGGAAAAAAGCTGGTTTCAAATTATCACAGGACCTAACATGGGAGGAAAATCTACATTTATACGTCAG GTTGGTGTGAACATTCTTATGGCACAAGTGGGTTCTTTTGTTCCTTGTGACAAAGCTAGCATTTCTGTTCGTGACTGTATATTTGCTCGTGTGGGTGCTGGTGATTGCCAG TTACGTGGAGTTTCTACCTTTATGCAAGAAATGCTTGAGACAGCTTCAATTTTGAAAGGTGCCACTGATAAGTCACTGATAATTATTGATGAGTTGGGTCGTGGAACATCGACTTATGATGGATTTG GTTTAGCTTGGGCCATTTGTGAACACTTGGTTGAAGTGGTTAAAGCACCTACCTTGTTTGCTACTCACTTTCATGAGTTGACTGCATTAGCTCATGAAAATGCCGGTCAATCGTCTGGTATAGCAAATTATCACGTTAGTGCACACATTGACTCCTCGAGCCGAAAACTAACAATGCTCTACAAG GTTGAACCAGGGGCTTGTGATCAGAGTTTTGGCATTCATGTTGCAGAGTTTGCCAACTTTCCTGAAAGTGTTGTTTCTCTTGCTCGAGAAAAAGCGGCCGAGTTAGAGGATTTCTCACCTGTTTCAATTGTATCTAACCAAGCTGAACAGGAG GCTGGTAGTAAACGAAAGAAACCATCTGAAGCAGATGACATGGTTTTAGGAGTTCCTCGTGCTCGTAAGTTTTTGGAGGACTTCTGTGAGTTGCCAATTGCAAAAATGGACTTCAAGCAGGCATTGCAAGAAGTGAAAAGGCTAAAGAATGATTTGCAGAATGATGCCAGCAACTGTAAATGGCTTCAACAATTCCTTTAG